In Sphingobacteriaceae bacterium, the following proteins share a genomic window:
- a CDS encoding CMP-N-acetylneuraminic acid synthetase gives MKLDKCLFVIPARAGSKGLPGKNTKLLDGKALVSYSLEYALHFVKAEYICVTTDDDKVIELAEKLSIPVSFKRPQELASDTASANDVIKHAIGFFKEKGLDFNKVIYLQPTSPFRLYRHLEEALALYEREQPDMVVSVCESGLNPYFSLFEEDGNGNLKRSKELPLNVSRRQDVPKTYMYNGSIYIIRTESLLNGNLHELKSIKKYVMEETYAIDIDNETDWLYAQFLAQNKHINYD, from the coding sequence ATGAAACTTGATAAATGTTTATTCGTAATTCCAGCCAGGGCAGGTTCTAAAGGCCTTCCTGGCAAAAATACTAAACTGCTAGATGGAAAGGCCCTGGTTAGTTATTCGCTTGAATATGCACTTCACTTTGTAAAGGCTGAATATATTTGTGTAACAACGGATGACGATAAGGTGATAGAACTGGCAGAGAAACTATCCATTCCCGTTTCATTTAAAAGACCACAAGAGTTAGCATCGGATACAGCTTCTGCCAATGATGTTATAAAACATGCGATAGGTTTTTTTAAAGAAAAGGGTCTCGATTTTAATAAAGTAATTTATTTACAACCTACTTCTCCATTCCGACTATACCGACATCTTGAAGAGGCCTTAGCGCTTTACGAGAGAGAACAGCCGGATATGGTGGTATCGGTTTGTGAATCGGGATTAAACCCTTATTTTTCGCTGTTTGAAGAAGATGGGAATGGAAATTTAAAGAGGTCAAAAGAATTGCCACTGAATGTTTCCAGGCGTCAGGATGTTCCTAAAACCTATATGTATAATGGTTCCATTTATATCATCCGAACCGAAAGCTTACTGAATGGAAATTTACACGAATTAAAAAGCATTAAAAAGTATGTGATGGAAGAAACATACGCTATAGATATTGATAATGAAACAGATTGGCTGTACGCACAATTTCTGGCTCAAAACAAGCACATAAACTATGACTAA
- a CDS encoding acetyltransferase, translated as MFKHLKFILLYPKIGPDMYFTHWLLYFKPFRIWFQKRKIGTIGENSEIRPFASIIGTRNVVIGKNVIIPGGTLLSSYPGNKESMIYIEDNVLLGPNVAIYSSTHKFDNIHMPVKDQGYIMATTRLKEGCWIGINSVILPGVTVGKNSVVGANSFVNKDVPDYTVVAGSPAKIIRKLDEK; from the coding sequence ATGTTTAAGCATCTTAAATTTATTTTACTCTATCCGAAAATTGGTCCTGATATGTATTTTACACACTGGCTCTTATATTTTAAGCCTTTTCGTATCTGGTTTCAAAAGAGAAAAATAGGAACGATTGGCGAGAACTCCGAGATAAGACCTTTTGCATCCATTATTGGAACCCGCAATGTGGTAATAGGTAAAAATGTTATTATTCCCGGAGGCACACTTCTTTCGAGTTATCCGGGAAATAAAGAGTCTATGATCTATATTGAAGACAACGTGCTTTTAGGTCCGAATGTTGCCATTTATAGCAGCACGCACAAGTTCGACAATATACATATGCCGGTTAAAGATCAGGGTTATATTATGGCAACTACACGCCTGAAAGAAGGTTGCTGGATAGGGATTAATTCTGTGATTTTACCTGGAGTTACAGTTGGAAAAAATAGTGTTGTTGGTGCGAATTCGTTTGTAAATAAAGATGTACCAGATTATACCGTGGTAGCGGGTAGTCCGGCAAAAATAATAAGGAAACTAGATGAAAAATAA
- a CDS encoding ATP-dependent carboxylate-amine ligase encodes MADKLNIAVTGSGSLIGQAVIKSVQRSELNDKINFIGLDYFENTVGSFWCSKNILLPDILNPTVSHTAWLTVILDTLKANNVKLLFVGVDFELPLFAKYKSQIEESTGAIVLVCPEDVISIADDKYLTYEFLKQNDLAYPQSWLPEEVDPSSLNYPLIVKPRKGARSVGVSKVNDPKELPKALAMAKEPVIQELVGNDETEYTCGVIFLNGELKRSIVLRRHLKAGNTYLSYYKKDFPSIISEYLELVATKLKPFGACNFQLRLDEKGVPKIFEINARHSGTTYIRSLFGFKEVEYIINLLLFNKEMEFDLKEGTVVRYYDEFFIPENK; translated from the coding sequence ATGGCAGATAAACTAAATATTGCAGTTACAGGTTCAGGAAGTCTTATAGGACAGGCTGTAATAAAATCGGTACAGCGTTCGGAATTAAATGATAAAATAAATTTTATTGGTCTTGATTACTTTGAAAATACGGTGGGGTCTTTCTGGTGCTCAAAAAATATTTTGCTACCGGATATTTTAAATCCCACTGTGAGTCATACCGCTTGGCTTACTGTTATTCTTGATACTCTTAAAGCCAATAACGTAAAGCTTTTGTTTGTAGGTGTCGATTTTGAACTACCACTTTTTGCAAAATACAAATCACAGATTGAAGAAAGTACCGGCGCTATTGTTTTGGTTTGTCCGGAAGATGTAATTTCTATAGCAGATGATAAATATCTGACCTATGAGTTTCTTAAGCAGAATGATCTGGCCTATCCGCAATCCTGGTTACCGGAAGAGGTGGACCCTTCTTCTTTAAATTACCCACTTATTGTAAAGCCCCGGAAAGGCGCCAGAAGTGTAGGGGTAAGTAAAGTAAATGATCCGAAGGAGCTTCCGAAGGCTCTGGCTATGGCGAAAGAACCTGTTATCCAGGAATTAGTTGGCAACGACGAAACAGAATATACCTGCGGTGTTATTTTTCTAAACGGAGAATTAAAAAGATCTATCGTGCTGCGTCGCCATCTGAAAGCGGGTAACACTTACCTGTCTTATTATAAAAAAGATTTTCCTTCCATTATAAGCGAGTACCTGGAATTAGTAGCTACAAAATTAAAACCTTTTGGTGCCTGCAACTTTCAATTGCGCCTGGATGAAAAAGGTGTTCCGAAAATTTTTGAAATAAATGCCCGTCATTCAGGTACTACCTACATCCGCTCTTTATTCGGTTTTAAAGAAGTTGAATACATCATTAACCTTTTACTTTTTAATAAAGAGATGGAGTTTGACCTTAAAGAAGGAACGGTAGTAAGGTATTACGACGAATTTTTTATTCCAGAAAATAAATAA
- a CDS encoding nucleotidyltransferase gives MNKLAENTISPDSSIKDAMEKINFFPAGSTLFVVDSKDQKVIGALTDGDIRRGLLNGITLKDEVNSVMRTSFRYLTKGTYYNDKIEEFRALNIKTIPLLDENKRLLKVYDLTVMKNVLPLDVVIMAGGRGERLKPMTDTTPKPLLVIGKKPIIEHNVDRLAYNGISNFYISVNYLGHMIKDFFKDGSAKNIQVRYIDEDKPMGTIGAVSKIQDFDNENILVMNSDLLTNIDFADFYKEFISQDADIAVATIPYKVTIPYAVIETRDNIVKTLKEKPTYTYYSNAGIYLIKRKLLETIPGDTFHNATDFLENALTRSDKVVSYPLLGYWLDIGKPDDFLKAQEDIKHISL, from the coding sequence ATGAATAAATTAGCTGAAAATACAATCAGCCCCGATTCTTCTATAAAAGATGCTATGGAAAAGATTAATTTTTTTCCGGCAGGTTCAACCTTGTTTGTGGTGGATAGCAAAGATCAAAAAGTGATAGGTGCCCTAACAGACGGTGATATACGTCGCGGCTTATTGAATGGAATTACGCTTAAAGATGAGGTTAATTCTGTGATGCGCACATCGTTTAGATACCTCACAAAAGGAACTTACTACAACGATAAAATTGAAGAATTCAGAGCTTTAAATATCAAAACGATTCCCTTATTGGATGAGAACAAACGCCTTTTAAAAGTGTATGATCTTACCGTAATGAAAAATGTTTTGCCCCTGGATGTTGTGATCATGGCAGGCGGCAGAGGTGAACGTTTAAAGCCAATGACCGATACTACTCCTAAACCTTTGCTGGTAATAGGTAAAAAACCAATTATTGAACACAATGTTGACAGGCTTGCATACAATGGTATAAGTAACTTTTACATTTCGGTAAATTACCTCGGTCACATGATCAAAGATTTTTTTAAAGACGGAAGCGCTAAAAATATCCAGGTAAGATATATAGATGAAGACAAGCCCATGGGAACAATTGGCGCCGTTTCAAAAATACAGGATTTTGACAATGAGAATATATTAGTAATGAATTCAGATCTGCTGACAAATATTGATTTCGCAGATTTCTACAAAGAGTTCATTTCACAGGATGCTGATATAGCAGTGGCTACGATTCCTTATAAAGTAACTATTCCCTATGCAGTGATTGAAACACGGGATAACATTGTGAAGACATTAAAAGAAAAACCCACCTATACTTATTATTCGAATGCAGGTATTTATCTGATTAAACGTAAATTGCTTGAAACCATTCCAGGTGATACCTTTCACAATGCGACGGATTTTCTGGAGAATGCCTTAACACGCTCTGATAAAGTTGTGTCCTATCCCTTACTGGGATATTGGCTTGATATTGGTAAGCCCGACGATTTTTTAAAGGCACAGGAAGACATAAAACATATTTCTTTGTAA
- a CDS encoding NAD-dependent dehydratase, translating to MNLKSKKVLVTGADGFIGSHLVEALIDEGCTVKAFVYYNSFNSWGWLDTLPKEKLKSIEIFAGDVRDPNGVRTALQGVDVVFHLAALIAIPYSYHSPDSYVDTNIKGTLNILQAARDFNIERVLVTSTSEVYGTALYVPIDEKHPKQGQSPYSATKIGADFLTDSFFRSFNLPVTIVRPFNTFGPRQSARAVIPTIITQLLSGITDIKLGALHPTRDLLFVKDTARGFIEIAKSEKTLGEEVNIATNSEITVGDLAQKLINQLNPAAKIICDDVRLRPEKSEVERLFGDNKKILALTDWKQLVSLDEGLSQTIAWFKQAENLSRYKADIYNV from the coding sequence ATGAATTTAAAATCAAAAAAAGTATTAGTTACAGGAGCAGATGGCTTTATTGGAAGTCACTTAGTAGAAGCTTTGATAGACGAAGGCTGCACGGTGAAGGCATTTGTATATTACAACTCTTTTAATTCCTGGGGCTGGCTGGATACTTTACCAAAAGAAAAATTAAAAAGTATAGAAATTTTTGCTGGCGATGTTCGTGATCCCAATGGAGTGAGGACGGCTTTGCAAGGAGTAGACGTTGTTTTTCATCTTGCTGCTCTGATAGCTATTCCTTACAGTTATCATTCGCCCGACAGTTATGTGGACACAAATATTAAAGGCACTTTAAACATTTTGCAGGCAGCAAGGGATTTTAATATAGAACGCGTGTTAGTGACTTCCACTTCAGAAGTGTATGGCACAGCCTTATACGTGCCCATAGATGAAAAACATCCCAAACAAGGGCAGAGTCCTTATTCAGCGACAAAAATAGGGGCTGATTTTTTAACCGATTCTTTTTTCAGAAGCTTTAATTTACCTGTCACCATTGTAAGACCTTTTAATACTTTTGGACCACGGCAATCGGCCCGGGCGGTAATTCCAACTATTATAACACAGTTATTAAGTGGTATTACGGATATAAAACTCGGCGCGCTTCATCCCACCCGTGATCTTTTGTTTGTGAAAGACACAGCGCGGGGATTTATAGAAATTGCAAAGTCGGAAAAAACTCTGGGTGAAGAAGTGAATATAGCCACCAATTCGGAGATAACGGTTGGCGACCTTGCGCAGAAACTAATTAACCAGCTAAATCCTGCAGCAAAAATAATTTGCGACGACGTTCGCCTGCGTCCTGAGAAAAGTGAAGTAGAGCGTTTGTTTGGAGATAATAAAAAAATTCTTGCGCTGACCGATTGGAAACAACTGGTGTCTTTAGACGAAGGCTTGAGCCAAACCATTGCCTGGTTTAAACAAGCAGAAAATTTAAGTCGTTATAAAGCTGATATTTATAATGTATAA
- a CDS encoding metallophosphoesterase, with protein sequence MQVLVLSDIHGNLPALEFVLKQEPKVDLVISLGDVVNYGPWSNECVDLLESLDNKMLLKGNHEEAYLSGTYPGTNEVAKSFFNFCYPGFERKAQIAAYAESFTLHNFDCVHTLNNSYVFPDTEIEIHKNYFIGHSHKQFLREINGYTLVNAGSVGQNRTNADLLNYVVWNTESGKIDLITKEFSADQLLSEMRQRNYPEICISYIQSKRKEINGR encoded by the coding sequence ATGCAGGTTTTAGTACTCAGTGATATTCATGGAAATTTACCGGCACTTGAATTTGTGTTAAAGCAAGAACCGAAAGTTGATCTCGTGATTTCTTTAGGAGATGTTGTAAATTATGGTCCCTGGAGTAATGAGTGTGTTGATCTGCTGGAAAGTCTTGATAATAAAATGTTACTAAAAGGTAATCATGAGGAAGCTTACCTTAGCGGGACCTATCCGGGAACAAATGAAGTGGCGAAATCGTTTTTTAATTTTTGTTATCCTGGCTTCGAACGCAAGGCACAGATTGCAGCTTACGCAGAAAGCTTCACGCTTCATAATTTTGATTGTGTACATACTTTAAACAACTCCTATGTTTTTCCTGATACAGAAATAGAGATACATAAGAATTATTTTATAGGGCATTCGCATAAACAGTTCTTAAGAGAAATAAATGGATATACGCTCGTAAATGCCGGTAGCGTGGGGCAAAACAGAACGAATGCAGATCTTTTAAATTATGTGGTTTGGAATACAGAATCTGGTAAAATAGATTTGATAACAAAAGAGTTCAGCGCCGACCAACTTTTAAGTGAAATGCGTCAAAGAAATTATCCTGAGATATGCATAAGCTATATCCAGTCAAAACGAAAAGAAATTAATGGCAGATAA
- a CDS encoding NADH(P)-binding protein: MSILITGVNGFVGKALYKRLSLSRSVIGIARQKTELPGNIQALDLTNEKQTLDFFENHKEISCVVHLASRMANKDNVNDLSVLNENAAMAKNIALGAKLAGVKKIVHLSSSSVYSNTDGRYDEKAIADPSKNADAIYGLSKYNAEVILEHFLSGTVNLTHLRTAMIYGEGMDASRIIPVLIEEIKTKNTATLFGNGERLLNLVQVDRLSEYIEFFIGNSASGIFNVADECISLVDLAKRLIAEYGSSESKLILNPAGNKHQFILDTTKLNQLLEKAKHV; this comes from the coding sequence ATGAGTATACTGATTACAGGTGTGAATGGATTTGTTGGTAAAGCACTTTATAAGCGTTTATCATTAAGCCGCAGTGTTATTGGTATAGCCAGACAAAAAACCGAGCTTCCTGGAAATATACAAGCGCTTGATCTGACGAATGAAAAACAAACCCTTGACTTTTTCGAAAATCATAAAGAGATTTCATGTGTTGTGCACCTGGCTTCGCGCATGGCTAATAAGGACAATGTAAACGACCTTTCGGTTCTAAATGAGAATGCTGCCATGGCTAAGAATATTGCTTTGGGGGCAAAATTAGCGGGAGTAAAAAAAATCGTTCACTTGTCAAGCTCATCGGTGTATTCAAATACAGATGGCAGGTACGATGAAAAAGCCATTGCAGATCCTTCGAAAAATGCAGATGCTATCTATGGTTTATCTAAATACAATGCAGAGGTAATTCTTGAGCATTTTTTATCGGGGACTGTGAATCTCACCCATTTGCGTACAGCAATGATTTATGGAGAAGGCATGGATGCTTCCCGAATCATTCCGGTGCTAATAGAAGAAATAAAGACTAAAAATACAGCCACACTATTTGGTAACGGTGAGCGCCTACTGAATCTTGTGCAAGTAGATAGACTTTCGGAATATATAGAATTTTTTATCGGCAATTCAGCCAGTGGGATCTTTAATGTTGCCGACGAATGTATTAGCCTGGTGGATCTTGCTAAACGCCTTATTGCAGAGTATGGCAGCTCTGAAAGTAAATTGATTTTAAATCCTGCTGGGAATAAACACCAATTTATCCTGGATACTACAAAGCTGAACCAACTACTCGAAAAAGCGAAACATGTTTAA
- the neuC gene encoding UDP-N-acetylglucosamine 2-epimerase (hydrolyzing): MEIALLTSSRADFGFFRPLLDAAQKVPGMKLNIIAFGTHLSRKHGYTIDAIKRDGYKVFEKIETVLEGDSPQHIAQTIGEVHVKFSKFWARHTFDLILCLGDRYEMYAAVSASVPFNIPVAHLSGGEETNGAIDNYYRNALTLMATYHFTNTKKNAERVQQILGHKKNVVHTGSLAIENIKNTEVFSAVEFQKQFKFDIRQPFILFTFHPETVDYKKNKIYAQTLGKVLAGTRSNVLVTMPNADTMGDVIRKELIEASNKNEHIHLVESLGSRGYYTALKSCLYVMGNSSSGIVEAASFRKHVINIGNRQGGRERNSNVMDVPVEEKAIYLAMRKVSTLALPKKINIYGDGKTSDRIINLLRKIKQA; this comes from the coding sequence ATGGAAATAGCACTTTTAACTAGTTCGCGCGCAGACTTTGGGTTCTTCAGGCCTTTACTAGATGCTGCACAAAAAGTGCCCGGCATGAAATTAAACATCATTGCCTTTGGTACACACCTTTCCAGAAAACACGGTTACACCATTGATGCTATCAAGCGTGATGGTTACAAGGTCTTTGAAAAAATAGAAACGGTGCTGGAAGGAGATTCGCCACAACACATAGCACAAACCATTGGAGAAGTACATGTAAAATTTTCGAAATTCTGGGCCAGGCATACTTTCGATCTCATTTTATGTTTGGGCGACCGGTATGAAATGTACGCGGCCGTGTCGGCTTCGGTGCCATTTAATATTCCCGTAGCGCATTTAAGCGGCGGAGAAGAAACGAACGGGGCCATTGATAATTATTACAGGAACGCGCTCACTTTGATGGCGACCTACCATTTTACGAATACAAAAAAAAATGCAGAGCGAGTTCAGCAGATCCTCGGCCATAAAAAAAATGTGGTGCATACAGGTTCGCTGGCCATTGAAAACATTAAGAACACCGAAGTTTTTTCTGCGGTTGAATTTCAAAAGCAATTTAAGTTTGATATTCGTCAGCCTTTTATTTTATTTACTTTTCATCCTGAAACGGTAGATTATAAAAAGAACAAAATCTACGCTCAAACTCTTGGTAAGGTGCTTGCGGGAACGCGTTCGAACGTCCTTGTCACCATGCCTAATGCAGATACCATGGGTGATGTTATCCGGAAAGAATTGATTGAGGCTTCGAACAAGAATGAGCACATTCATCTTGTAGAATCATTAGGATCAAGAGGCTATTACACGGCATTAAAATCCTGTTTGTATGTGATGGGAAATTCTTCCAGTGGCATTGTAGAAGCAGCTTCATTCAGGAAGCATGTGATCAACATTGGCAACAGGCAGGGAGGGAGAGAGAGAAATTCTAACGTAATGGATGTGCCCGTGGAAGAAAAAGCAATTTACCTGGCAATGCGCAAAGTAAGCACTCTCGCTCTTCCGAAAAAAATAAATATATATGGTGATGGTAAAACTTCGGACCGGATCATTAACCTGTTACGTAAAATTAAACAAGCATGA
- a CDS encoding LPS biosynthesis protein — MTNTSIVKCKRCLYDSSIPKITFDEQGMCNYCKQFDEMDAQYPTDSKGKKIIDDYVAQMKIDGKGKKYDVIIGMSGGCDSSYMLHLAKNVYGLRVLAAHYDNTFNSKIAVENIQVMTSKLDIDLYTHVVDNKEYQAVMKSFFKASVPEIDIPTDLGFAAMLYIACSKYNVQHIWEGHSFRTEGITPPGWVYMDAKYIKSIHKQFGEKYKIKTIPLMYLHKWIYWMVVKKIKKFRPLYYLEYNKEATKKFLADTYGWQWYGGHHMENRTAYFANNYFLPKKFGIDLRMCEFSGLVRSGQKKKEDAILELAIPKPVDKSIEDEIRTRCGFTEVEWQNIWTMPKKHYTDYPTYKKTFERLRWLFFILYKKGYVNRSFYDKFCVMKEEKVAK; from the coding sequence ATGACTAATACTTCAATAGTAAAATGTAAACGCTGCTTGTATGATTCAAGTATTCCAAAAATAACTTTTGATGAGCAAGGGATGTGCAATTATTGCAAGCAATTTGATGAGATGGACGCTCAATATCCCACCGACTCTAAAGGAAAAAAAATCATTGACGACTATGTTGCTCAAATGAAAATTGACGGTAAAGGAAAAAAGTATGACGTAATAATTGGAATGAGCGGGGGTTGTGATTCTTCCTATATGTTACACCTAGCCAAAAATGTATATGGTCTAAGAGTATTGGCAGCACACTATGACAACACATTCAATTCGAAAATAGCGGTTGAGAATATTCAGGTTATGACTTCAAAACTTGATATAGACTTATATACACATGTTGTTGACAACAAAGAGTATCAAGCGGTAATGAAGTCTTTTTTTAAGGCATCTGTACCTGAAATTGACATACCTACTGATCTTGGTTTTGCAGCGATGCTGTATATCGCTTGCTCCAAGTATAATGTTCAACATATATGGGAGGGACACTCTTTCAGAACTGAGGGAATAACGCCTCCGGGTTGGGTTTATATGGATGCCAAATATATAAAAAGCATTCACAAGCAATTTGGAGAAAAATATAAAATTAAAACGATTCCTCTAATGTATTTGCATAAATGGATTTATTGGATGGTTGTAAAAAAAATAAAAAAATTTCGTCCTTTATACTATCTCGAATATAATAAAGAAGCTACAAAAAAGTTTCTGGCGGATACATATGGATGGCAATGGTATGGCGGGCATCATATGGAAAACCGAACCGCGTATTTTGCTAATAATTATTTCCTGCCTAAAAAGTTTGGCATTGATTTAAGAATGTGTGAGTTCTCAGGTCTCGTGCGGTCCGGTCAAAAGAAGAAGGAAGATGCTATTTTGGAATTGGCTATCCCTAAGCCTGTTGATAAAAGCATTGAGGATGAAATCAGGACGCGTTGTGGTTTTACTGAAGTTGAGTGGCAAAACATTTGGACTATGCCTAAAAAACATTACACCGATTATCCAACGTATAAAAAAACTTTCGAACGACTACGTTGGTTGTTTTTTATTCTTTATAAAAAAGGATATGTCAATAGAAGTTTCTATGACAAGTTTTGCGTAATGAAAGAAGAGAAAGTTGCTAAATAA
- the neuB gene encoding N-acetylneuraminate synthase — protein sequence MKNNSRVFIIAEAGVNHNGSMQLAKQLVDFAVIAKVDAVKFQTFIAENVISKHAEKADYQKQTTGSSESQLEMVKKLQLSFDDFIELKAYCKSKNILFLSTPFDMESVDFLKTLEMGLWKIPSGEITNLPYLQKIGAYKEKVIFSTGMSTLGDIENALGVLTEAGTKREDITVLHCNTEYPTPMKDVNLKAMITIKNAFDVTVGYSDHTLGIEVPVAAVAMGATVIEKHFTLDKTMEGPDHKASLDPQELTDMVKAIRNIEAALGTGVKLPSESEKKNTNIARKSIHLARSVKKGQVLTETDLCVKRPGNGINPMLFKDLIGCVAMQDLTEDSLLRLKDLEWK from the coding sequence ATGAAAAATAATTCCCGTGTATTCATAATTGCTGAAGCTGGCGTTAATCATAACGGTAGCATGCAATTGGCAAAACAACTTGTAGATTTTGCCGTAATTGCGAAGGTAGACGCAGTGAAATTTCAAACTTTCATTGCTGAGAATGTTATATCAAAACACGCTGAAAAAGCAGACTATCAAAAGCAGACCACCGGTAGTTCGGAGAGTCAGCTGGAGATGGTAAAAAAATTGCAGTTGAGCTTTGATGATTTTATTGAGCTGAAAGCTTATTGTAAAAGCAAAAACATTTTATTCCTGTCAACTCCCTTTGATATGGAGAGCGTTGATTTTCTAAAAACGCTTGAAATGGGTTTATGGAAAATTCCGTCGGGCGAAATTACCAATCTGCCTTATCTGCAAAAGATTGGTGCCTATAAAGAAAAAGTTATTTTCTCTACTGGCATGTCAACACTCGGTGATATTGAGAATGCTTTGGGGGTATTGACGGAGGCCGGAACAAAACGCGAAGACATTACCGTGCTGCACTGCAATACAGAATATCCAACGCCCATGAAAGATGTAAATCTTAAAGCGATGATCACTATCAAAAATGCTTTTGATGTTACTGTTGGTTATTCAGATCACACCTTAGGGATAGAGGTGCCGGTGGCTGCAGTTGCCATGGGAGCTACTGTTATTGAAAAACACTTTACCCTCGATAAAACAATGGAAGGGCCGGATCATAAAGCATCCCTCGATCCACAGGAGCTAACAGACATGGTAAAAGCCATTCGCAATATTGAAGCGGCCTTAGGTACAGGAGTAAAATTGCCTTCAGAGTCTGAAAAAAAGAATACCAACATTGCACGCAAAAGTATTCATCTTGCCCGGAGCGTAAAGAAGGGACAAGTCCTTACTGAAACGGACCTTTGTGTGAAGCGGCCGGGCAACGGTATTAATCCCATGTTGTTTAAAGATCTTATCGGCTGTGTTGCAATGCAGGACTTAACAGAAGATAGTTTATTGCGTCTCAAAGACCTTGAATGGAAATAG
- a CDS encoding aminotransferase DegT yields MYKEITEKIKELYPGQDFIPLHEPRFWGNDKAYVADAIDSTFVSSVGKYVDRFEEMIREYTGAKYAVAAVNGTAALHMSLVLAGVKRDELVITQPLSFIATCNAISYLGAEPVFVDIDKSTLGLSPDSLKDFLQNETEVKNGGCFHKRSGKRVAACVPMHTFGHAVALDELMEICNTYSIPLVEDAAESIGSKYKGKHTGTLGLLGAFSFNGNKTITCGGGGVIVTDDESLGKLAKHLTTQSKVPHRWEFKHDNIGYNYRMPNLNAALACAQMEQLDNFVTNKRELAAIYKEAFKTMSSTFFTEPENSYSNYWLNALLLKDKEERDEFLTYTNDNGVMTRPVWTLMTNLPLFKHCINHGSENAQFIEDRLVNIPSSVRK; encoded by the coding sequence ATGTATAAAGAAATAACAGAAAAAATTAAAGAGCTTTATCCCGGCCAGGACTTTATTCCTTTGCACGAACCAAGATTTTGGGGGAATGATAAAGCTTATGTAGCGGACGCCATTGATTCAACATTTGTGTCGTCGGTAGGTAAATACGTGGACAGATTTGAGGAGATGATCCGCGAGTACACCGGTGCTAAATACGCTGTTGCAGCTGTAAACGGAACGGCAGCCCTGCACATGTCGCTCGTACTGGCAGGCGTAAAACGCGATGAACTTGTTATAACACAACCTCTTTCTTTTATAGCTACCTGTAACGCCATAAGTTACCTGGGCGCTGAGCCTGTATTTGTAGATATTGACAAATCAACTTTAGGATTATCGCCAGATAGTTTAAAAGATTTTTTGCAGAACGAAACAGAAGTAAAGAATGGGGGCTGTTTTCATAAGCGCAGTGGTAAACGCGTGGCGGCTTGTGTTCCCATGCATACTTTTGGACATGCAGTGGCGCTGGATGAGCTGATGGAAATTTGCAACACTTATTCTATTCCTCTTGTTGAAGACGCGGCGGAATCTATAGGAAGCAAATACAAGGGAAAACACACTGGAACTTTAGGACTTCTGGGAGCCTTCAGTTTTAACGGAAATAAAACCATTACCTGTGGTGGTGGCGGTGTAATAGTGACTGATGACGAGTCTCTTGGAAAACTGGCAAAACATCTCACCACGCAATCTAAAGTGCCGCATCGCTGGGAGTTCAAACACGATAATATTGGTTACAATTACAGGATGCCTAATCTGAATGCTGCCCTGGCTTGCGCACAGATGGAGCAGCTTGATAATTTTGTTACTAATAAACGTGAGTTAGCAGCTATATATAAGGAGGCATTTAAAACTATGTCCTCTACTTTTTTTACTGAACCCGAAAATTCTTATTCGAATTATTGGCTAAATGCGCTGCTGTTAAAGGACAAAGAAGAACGGGACGAATTTTTAACTTACACAAATGATAACGGTGTAATGACCCGACCTGTATGGACATTGATGACAAATTTACCCCTGTTCAAGCACTGTATTAACCATGGATCTGAAAACGCACAATTCATTGAAGACAGGCTTGTAAATATTCCTAGCAGTGTAAGAAAATAA